A stretch of Salvelinus namaycush isolate Seneca chromosome 42, SaNama_1.0, whole genome shotgun sequence DNA encodes these proteins:
- the LOC120035187 gene encoding docking protein 1-like: protein MRCGLQGEYYWLQVAQEGLVLKEAETRKSLQDWPYRLIRRYGRDKLTFSIEAGRRCDSGPGTFTFDTCQADDIFSLIENAIREQKAVAGDECEGHTVAANRSPNMPRARSPLPKLPDSAAILEGSYSFKPVFSNAIGAEQCVYSQPPNLIGSEECPYSEPADSIKPKAPGLNSYLTPPTASTLTPSIPLYPHNHHGNRTEPVYADPADILSLTPPRSTPPPPPPTSSSCSCHHGDKPEPVYSEVYDRGQEPGKEQPIYSEPCVGTPAKGPNTDPFAHLYSQVCKPGSSSSSSSSPSSSSSSSLTITRTLATRRPTAGRQSPEVIYENMGFI from the exons ATGCGCTGCGGCCTCCAGGGGGAGTACTATTGGCTGCAAGTGGCCCAGGAGGGGCTGGTCCTTAAGGAGGCAGAGACCAGGAAGAGTTTGCAGGACTGGCCCTATCGGCTGATACGACGCTATGGCAGAGACAAG ttgacattCTCCATCGAGGCGGGCCGGCGTTGTGACTCTGGACCCGGAACCTTTACCTTTGACACATGCCAAGCTGACGACATCTTCAGCCTCATCGAGAACGCCATACGGGAACAGAAGGCCGTCGCCGGGGACGAATGTGAGGGCCACACTGTGGCTGCTAACCGTAGCCCTAATATGCCTCGTGCTCGTTCACCACTGCCCAAACTACCAGATAGCGCAGCCATTTTGGAGGGCAGCTACAGCTTTAAGCCAGTATTTTCAAACGCTATTGGCGCAGAGCAGTGTGTGTACTCACAGCCGCCTAATTTGATTGGCTCTGAGGAGTGTCCGTACTCTGAGCCAGCAGACAGTATTAAACCCAAAGCCCCAGGCCTCAACTCCTATCTGACGCCCCCAACGGCCTCCACCCTcaccccctctatccctctatacCCCCACAATCACCATGGCAACCGAACGGAACCAGTGTACGCCGACCCAGCAGACATCCTCTCACTCACACCCCCGAgatctacaccaccaccaccaccgcccactTCCTCTTCCTGCTCTTGTCACCACGGCGACAAGCCAGAGCCGGTCTACTCCGAGGTGTATGACCGGGGACAGGAACCTGGCAAAGAGCAACCCATCTATAGTGAGCCTTGTGTGGGGACCCCAGCCAAGGGCCCCAACACTGACCCGTTCGCCCACCTTTACAGCCAGGTCTGCAAGCCAGGCTCTTCATCCTCATCTTcatcatccccctcttcctcctcatcatcatcgttGACCATTACCAGGACCTTGGCCACCAGGAGGCCCACTGCTGGACGCCAGTCACCAGAGGTCATCTATGAAAACATGGGGTTCATTTAG
- the LOC120035041 gene encoding semaphorin-4F-like — protein MGVGAVLGVSNASVLLQDPSSETLYLGARGSILALHTSNLTWKHPSIKWEATEEERKSCMGKGKREDECYNYICLLEVLKDGRIYVCGSYAYEPRCAFIDPVTFALVKEEGDKVKMENGKGKCPYDPRQPHTAVTADGVLYTASPSNFWGTEFDITRATGQQVRVPPSINWLNDPEFVSSALVRESPGDDDKIYFFFTENAREYDLYTKVRVTRVARVCKGDVGGSKTLQKRWTSFLKAQLVCQDRDSGQRYTVLTHTYPLEHRLGDPSSTHFYTLFTSQGKGERVSAVCVYSLADITKVFATGGFRDMKRNCVNSGSSESVPDPRPGQCINDVLRAQGYNSSFDMPDRVLQFVKEHPLLTDTVNAAPLLVRRGTIYTRITATNISNSDAALLHLGTDKGELHSVSIVGRTATLLQEIPLTTSVEPVNNILIHQGHVVVGSPSSLSRVPVEGCRVYSSCQVCARAAGLGCVWNVNKRACVADSPVQRKSGDPLNVCGTGEGRCSPLVKELRVKKGLVVLLPCDHPHLSPLPCVWEHPQGRHTLQHHSHLEVTVSGSSLGLYSCRCSAQGDYSWGSEPCLTASYQLTMEDLSVEGKVDPGLWRPPVWVYISCVLLGVLVGALGATVFLKRLCWRAAQHTPLEDRNGRGVNQRQQGQGPTCYENKLVMSDTPVGQSGECVL, from the exons ATGG GGGTAGGTGCAGTTCTGGGGGTGTCCAACGCCAGCGTCCTCCTGCAAGACCCCAGCTCTGAGACACTCTACCTGGGAGCCAGAGGCTCCATCCTGGCCCTGCACACCTCCAACCTCACCTGGAAACACCCatca ATTAAGTGGGAGgcaacagaagaggagaggaagtccTGTATGGGTAAAGGCAAGAGAGAG GATGAATGTTATAACTACATCTGTCTGCTGGAGGTTCTGAAGGATGGAAGGATCTACGTCTGTGGCTCCTACGCCTACGAACCCCGCTGTGCTTTCATA gaccCAGTGACGTTTGCCCTAGTAAAGGAAGAAGGTGACAAAGTGAAGATGGAGAATGGGAAGGGGAAATGTCCTTATGATCCCAGACAACCTCACACTGCTGTTACTGcag ATGGAGTGCTGTACACCGCCTCCCCTTCTAACTTCTGGGGCACAGAGTTTGACATCACCAGGGCAACAGGTCAACAGGTGCGCGTGCCTCCGTCCATCAACTGGCTCAATG ATCCAGAGTTTGTGAGTTCGGCCCTGGTCAGGGAGAGTCCTGGAGACGATGATAAAATCTACTTCTTCTTCACGGAGAATGCCAGAGAGTACGACCTTTATACCAAGGTCAGGGTCACACGGGTGGCCAGAGTCTGCAAG GGAGACGTGGGGGGCTCTAAGACCCTGCAGAAGCGCTGGACCAGTTTCCTGAAGGCTCAGCTGGTGTGTCAGGACCGGGACAGTGGCCAGCGCTACACCGTCTTGACCCACACCTACCCCCTGGAACACCGCCTGGGAGACCCCAGCAGCACACACTTCTACACCCTCTTCACCTCCCAGGG gaaaGGAGAGCGCgtgtcagcagtgtgtgtgtacagcctgGCTGACATCACCAAGGTGTTTGCGACGGGAGGCTTCAGAGATATGAAGAGGAACTGTGTGAACAGTGGGAGCTCTGAGTCTGTACCCGACCCCCGACCTGGACAG TGTATCAACGATGTCCTGAGAGCCCAGGGTTATAACTCCTCCTTCGACATGCCCGACCGCGTGCTGCAGTTTGTCAAGGAACACCCTCTGTTGACGGACACTGTGAACGCAGCGCCCCTTCTGGTGAGGAGGGGAACCATATACACCAGGATCACAGCCACCAACATCTCCAACAGTGATGCTGCCCTACTACATCtgggaacag ATAAGGGAGAGTTGCACAGTGTGTCTATCGTTGGTCGTACTGCTACTCTGCTGCAGGAGATCCCTCTGACAACCTCAGTAGAGCCCGTCAACAACATCCTCATACACcag GGCCATGTGGTGGTAGGctcaccctcctctctgtccCGTGTGCCAGTAGAGGGGTGCAGGGTGTACTCCAGCTGTCAGGTGTGTGCCCGGGCAGCAGGACTGGGTTGTGTGTGGAACGTCAACAAGAGAGCCTGTGTTGCGGA CTCTCCAGTGCAGAGGAAGTCAGGGGACCCTTTGAATGTGTGTGGCACTGGAGAGG GTCGTTGTTCCCCTTTGGTGAAAGAGCTGCGTGTGAAGAAGGGCCTGGTGGTCCTCCTCCCCTGTGACCacccccatctctcccctctcccctgcgTCTGGGAGCACCCCCAGGGCCGCCACACCCTGCAGCACCACTCCCACCTGGAAGTCACCGTCTCTGGATCCAGCCTGGGCCTCTACTCCTGCCGCTGCTCAGCCCAGGGTGATTATTCCTGGGGTAGCGAACCCTGCCTCACAGCCTCCTACCAGCTCACCATGGAGGACCTCAGTGTCGAAGGCAAGGTGGACCCGGGGCTGTGGAGACCACCGGTATGGGTGTACATCTCCTGTGTCCTGCTGGGGGTGCTGGTTGGAGCTTTAGGAGCCACTGTGTTCCTGAAGAGGCTGTGCTGGAGAGCAGCCCAGCACACCCCATTAGAGGACAGAAATGGAAGGGGAGTCAATCAAAGACAGCAGGGGCAGGGTCCCACCTGCTATGAGAATAAGCTGGTGATGAGTGACACGCCGGTCGGCCAATCGGGAGAGTGCGTTTTGTGA